A region from the Streptomyces sp. 3214.6 genome encodes:
- a CDS encoding MFS transporter → MSHAQPRPAETGQGPAAPRSDLVVAVLAFGGIVVSLMQTLVIPIVPELPKLLDAPASDTAWAVTATLLAAAVATPVMGRLGDMYGKRRMLLVSLLTLIAGSVTAALSDGLTPMIAGRALQGLASGVIPLGISIMRDELPAERLGSATALMSASLGVGGALGLPAAALIADHFDWHMLFWTSAALGAVALVLVPLIVPESKVRTGGRFDLVGALGMAAGLICLLLAISKGADWGWGSATTLGLFGAAVVVLLLWGVFELRVKQPLVDLRTTARRQVLVTNLASMAFGFSMFAMSLVLPQLLQLPEATGYGLGRSLLAAGLVMAPTGLVMMATAPLSALVSKARGPKVTLMLGAVIVAAGYGLNIVLMDAVWELVLVSCVIGAGIGFAYGAMPALIMGAVDPSETAAANSLNTLMRSIGTSTASAVAGVILAQMTTTFGATALPSENGFKVVMAVGSGAALLALLVAAFIPRQRTAGTDTVALPVTADPVTAEPVTAEPVSVEPLATEPDEERHAAGAAVAVPLARAVADLVATVPGLSDGDPAGGRRPVRGQVRDAEGVPVGGAAVTLISLGGRQVGRAVAEADGAYAVEAPGEGTYVLITSADGHQPQATTVVVGATAVTYDVLLSGSSGLAGAVRSADSGAPVAGAVVILTDVRGDVLATTRTDGIGEFSVVDLVPGPVTLAVSSPKHRPLALPVEIGVTGVTRVDVELRPGAQVRGTVRGAGAPLGDARVTLVDAAGNVVATTTTGSDGAYAFTDLDGGQYTVIATGYPPRATGISLGGDVDDHDIELAHAGE, encoded by the coding sequence GTGTCCCATGCGCAACCCCGGCCCGCGGAGACGGGGCAGGGGCCCGCCGCGCCCCGGTCCGACCTCGTCGTGGCGGTGCTGGCCTTCGGCGGGATCGTGGTCTCGCTGATGCAGACCCTGGTGATCCCGATCGTCCCGGAGCTGCCGAAGCTGCTGGACGCCCCGGCCTCGGACACCGCCTGGGCGGTCACCGCCACTCTGCTCGCGGCCGCCGTCGCCACCCCCGTCATGGGCCGGCTCGGCGACATGTACGGCAAGCGCCGCATGCTGCTGGTCAGCCTGCTCACGCTGATCGCCGGATCGGTCACCGCCGCCCTCAGCGACGGGCTCACCCCGATGATCGCCGGCCGGGCCCTGCAGGGGCTCGCCTCCGGGGTCATCCCGCTCGGCATCAGCATCATGCGCGACGAGCTGCCCGCCGAGCGGCTCGGCTCGGCCACCGCCCTCATGAGCGCCTCCCTCGGCGTCGGCGGCGCCCTCGGTCTGCCCGCCGCAGCGCTCATCGCGGACCACTTCGACTGGCACATGCTGTTCTGGACGTCCGCCGCCCTCGGCGCCGTCGCCCTCGTGCTCGTCCCGCTGATCGTGCCCGAGTCGAAGGTGCGCACGGGTGGACGCTTCGACCTGGTCGGCGCTCTCGGCATGGCGGCCGGGCTGATCTGCCTGCTGCTGGCCATCTCCAAGGGCGCCGACTGGGGCTGGGGCAGCGCCACCACCCTCGGGCTGTTCGGCGCCGCGGTCGTCGTCCTGCTCCTGTGGGGCGTGTTCGAACTGCGCGTCAAGCAGCCCCTGGTGGATCTGCGGACCACCGCCCGCCGCCAGGTGCTGGTGACCAACCTCGCCTCGATGGCCTTCGGTTTCTCCATGTTCGCGATGTCCCTGGTCCTGCCCCAGCTGCTGCAGCTGCCCGAGGCGACGGGCTACGGCCTGGGCAGGTCGCTGTTGGCCGCCGGCCTGGTCATGGCCCCCACGGGCCTGGTCATGATGGCCACCGCGCCCCTGTCCGCGCTGGTCTCCAAGGCGCGGGGTCCCAAGGTGACCCTGATGCTGGGCGCCGTCATCGTCGCCGCGGGCTACGGCCTCAACATCGTGCTGATGGACGCGGTGTGGGAGCTCGTCCTGGTCTCCTGCGTCATCGGCGCCGGCATCGGGTTCGCCTACGGGGCCATGCCCGCGCTCATCATGGGCGCCGTGGACCCCTCCGAGACGGCCGCCGCGAACAGCCTCAACACCCTGATGCGGTCCATCGGCACCTCGACCGCCAGCGCCGTCGCCGGCGTGATCCTGGCCCAGATGACCACCACGTTCGGCGCCACCGCCCTGCCCTCGGAGAACGGCTTCAAGGTCGTCATGGCCGTCGGCTCCGGCGCGGCCCTCCTCGCCCTCCTCGTCGCCGCGTTCATCCCCCGGCAGCGGACGGCCGGCACGGACACCGTTGCGCTGCCGGTCACCGCGGATCCGGTGACCGCCGAACCCGTGACCGCCGAGCCCGTGAGCGTCGAGCCGCTCGCCACCGAACCGGACGAGGAACGGCATGCGGCGGGCGCCGCGGTCGCCGTGCCCCTGGCCCGCGCCGTGGCGGACCTGGTGGCGACCGTGCCGGGGCTGTCCGACGGCGATCCGGCCGGTGGCAGGCGCCCGGTGCGCGGGCAGGTGCGGGACGCGGAGGGCGTGCCGGTGGGCGGGGCCGCGGTGACGCTGATCTCACTGGGCGGACGGCAGGTCGGCCGAGCGGTCGCCGAGGCCGACGGCGCCTACGCCGTCGAGGCGCCCGGGGAGGGCACGTACGTGCTCATCACCTCCGCCGACGGCCACCAGCCGCAGGCGACGACGGTCGTCGTCGGGGCGACCGCGGTGACGTACGATGTGCTGCTCAGCGGCTCCAGCGGGCTCGCCGGCGCGGTGCGGTCCGCCGACAGCGGGGCGCCGGTCGCCGGGGCCGTCGTCATCCTCACGGATGTCCGCGGCGACGTGCTGGCCACCACCCGGACCGACGGCATAGGCGAGTTCTCCGTCGTCGACCTGGTGCCCGGGCCCGTGACCCTCGCCGTCAGCTCGCCCAAGCACCGGCCGCTGGCCCTGCCCGTGGAGATCGGCGTCACCGGGGTCACCCGGGTCGACGTCGAGCTGCGGCCCGGAGCCCAGGTGCGGGGGACCGTACGCGGCGCGGGCGCTCCGCTGGGCGACGCACGGGTGACCCTGGTCGACGCCGCGGGCAACGTCGTGGCGACGACCACGACCGGGAGCGACGGGGCGTACGCGTTCACCGACCTCGACGGCGGCCAGTACACGGTCATCGCGACGGGCTACCCGCCCCGGGCGACCGGTATCAGCCTGGGCGGCGACGTGGACGACCACGACATCGAACTCGCCCACGCCGGCGAGTAG
- a CDS encoding DeoR/GlpR family DNA-binding transcription regulator, whose protein sequence is MSRDARWKALLELLVERGRLDVEDAAAELSVSPATIRRDLDQLADQQLLLRTRGGAVVHGVSYELPLRYKIARHASEKQRIARAVADLVAPGEAVGLTGGTTTTEVARALAVRGDLASGSPALTVVTNALNIAGELAVRPQFKIVVTGGVARAQSYELVGPLADGVLGQITLDVAVLGVVSFDVTHGAAAHDEAEAAVDRLLCERAQRVVVAADSSKLGRRAFARICAAETVDTLVTDAAADAQTVGRFEEAGIRVVLA, encoded by the coding sequence ATGTCACGTGACGCCCGCTGGAAGGCGCTGCTGGAGCTGCTCGTCGAGCGCGGCCGGCTGGACGTCGAGGACGCGGCGGCCGAGCTGAGCGTGTCGCCTGCGACGATCCGCCGGGACCTCGACCAACTCGCCGATCAGCAGCTGCTGTTGCGGACGCGGGGTGGCGCGGTGGTGCACGGGGTGTCGTACGAGCTGCCGTTGCGGTACAAGATCGCCCGGCACGCCTCCGAGAAGCAGCGGATCGCCCGGGCGGTGGCGGATCTGGTCGCGCCCGGCGAGGCGGTCGGACTGACCGGCGGCACGACGACCACGGAGGTGGCGCGCGCCCTGGCCGTGCGGGGCGATCTGGCGTCGGGCTCGCCCGCGCTGACCGTGGTCACGAACGCGCTGAACATCGCGGGCGAGCTTGCCGTCCGCCCCCAGTTCAAGATCGTGGTGACGGGCGGCGTGGCGCGGGCACAGTCGTACGAGCTGGTCGGGCCGCTCGCCGACGGGGTGCTGGGGCAGATCACGCTCGACGTGGCGGTACTCGGGGTGGTGTCCTTCGACGTGACGCACGGCGCCGCCGCGCACGACGAGGCCGAGGCGGCGGTCGACCGGCTGCTGTGCGAGCGCGCCCAGCGGGTCGTGGTGGCCGCCGACTCCAGCAAGCTGGGGCGGCGGGCGTTCGCCCGGATCTGCGCGGCCGAGACGGTGGACACCCTGGTCACGGACGCGGCGGCCGACGCGCAGACGGTGGGGCGGTTCGAGGAGGCCGGGATCAGGGTCGTCCTCGCCTGA
- a CDS encoding SIS domain-containing protein, with protein MTHVEDELTDQPACWIRAAAEAPQYAGELPLPGERVAIVGCGTSFFMGQAAAALREGAGHGETDAFAASEFPHGRTYDRVIALTRSGTTTEVLDLLARLRGRTPATAITADPHTPVMKAADHVIVLDYADERSVVQTRFATTALTLLRAHLGLHTDAVVADARTALTRPLPERLVDCGQFTFLGRGWSVGLANEAALKMREAARSWTEAYPATEYRHGPISISTAGTATWMFGDAPDGLAQQVGATGALWIPGELDPLAELVRAQRLAVAVAAARGLDPDRPRHLTRSVILGS; from the coding sequence ATGACCCACGTCGAGGACGAACTGACCGACCAGCCCGCGTGCTGGATCCGCGCCGCCGCCGAAGCCCCCCAGTACGCGGGGGAGTTGCCGCTACCGGGGGAGCGGGTCGCGATCGTCGGCTGCGGCACCTCCTTCTTCATGGGCCAGGCGGCGGCCGCCCTGCGCGAGGGCGCGGGCCACGGCGAGACCGACGCCTTCGCCGCCTCGGAGTTCCCCCACGGCCGCACCTACGACCGGGTGATCGCCCTGACCCGCTCCGGTACCACCACCGAGGTCCTCGACCTGCTCGCACGGCTCAGGGGCAGGACGCCCGCCACCGCGATCACCGCCGACCCGCACACCCCCGTCATGAAAGCCGCCGACCACGTCATCGTCCTCGACTACGCCGACGAACGCTCCGTCGTACAGACCCGGTTCGCGACCACCGCGCTCACCCTGCTCCGCGCCCACCTGGGCCTGCACACCGACGCCGTCGTCGCTGACGCCCGCACCGCGCTCACCCGGCCGCTGCCCGAACGGCTCGTGGACTGTGGGCAGTTCACCTTCCTGGGGCGCGGCTGGAGCGTCGGCCTGGCGAACGAGGCCGCGCTGAAGATGCGCGAGGCGGCCCGTTCCTGGACCGAGGCCTACCCCGCGACGGAGTACCGGCACGGCCCCATCAGCATCAGCACCGCCGGCACCGCGACCTGGATGTTCGGCGACGCGCCCGACGGCCTGGCCCAACAGGTCGGCGCCACCGGCGCGTTGTGGATCCCCGGCGAGCTGGACCCGCTCGCCGAACTGGTCCGCGCCCAGCGCCTCGCCGTGGCCGTCGCCGCCGCGCGCGGCCTCGACCCCGACCGGCCGCGCCACCTCACCCGCTCGGTGATCCTCGGCTCCTGA
- a CDS encoding class II fructose-bisphosphate aldolase, which yields MPLTTTGELVARARAAHSAVAAFNIITLEHVEAVIAGAEAAYAPVVLQVSENAVKFRQGRLLPLARAAAVAAERAAVPVALHLDHVRSDTLLRQAADAGFGSVMYDASRLPYAENLAATRTAVDRAHAQGLWIEGELGEIGGKGAHAPGARTDPAEASAFVVDSGVDALAVAVGSVHAMTTRTAALDHDLIARLGATLDVPLVLHGSSGVPDRELTAAVAGGIAKVNVGTALNQAMTGAIRDHLATHPDAVDARTYLNAGREAMARTVERIIAGVGLSPA from the coding sequence GTGCCTCTCACCACCACCGGCGAGCTGGTCGCCCGCGCCCGCGCGGCCCACAGCGCCGTCGCCGCCTTCAACATCATCACCCTGGAACACGTCGAGGCCGTCATCGCCGGCGCCGAGGCCGCTTACGCGCCCGTCGTCCTCCAAGTCAGCGAGAACGCCGTGAAGTTCCGGCAGGGGCGGCTGCTCCCGCTCGCCCGCGCCGCCGCGGTCGCCGCCGAACGGGCCGCCGTACCGGTCGCGTTGCACCTCGACCACGTCCGCAGCGACACCCTGCTCCGCCAGGCCGCCGATGCGGGCTTCGGCTCGGTCATGTACGACGCCTCCCGCCTCCCGTACGCCGAGAATCTCGCCGCGACCCGCACGGCTGTCGACCGGGCACACGCCCAAGGGTTGTGGATCGAGGGCGAGTTGGGGGAGATCGGCGGCAAGGGCGCGCATGCGCCCGGGGCCCGCACCGACCCGGCCGAGGCCAGCGCGTTCGTCGTCGACTCCGGCGTGGACGCCCTGGCCGTGGCCGTCGGCAGCGTCCACGCGATGACCACCCGCACCGCCGCCCTCGACCACGACCTGATCGCCCGGCTCGGCGCGACCCTCGACGTGCCCCTCGTCCTGCACGGCTCCTCCGGGGTCCCGGACCGCGAGCTGACGGCAGCCGTCGCGGGCGGCATCGCCAAGGTCAACGTCGGCACCGCGCTCAACCAGGCCATGACCGGCGCGATCCGGGACCACCTCGCGACCCATCCCGACGCGGTCGATGCCCGCACCTACCTGAACGCCGGACGGGAGGCCATGGCGAGAACCGTCGAGCGGATCATCGCCGGAGTGGGGCTCAGCCCCGCCTGA
- a CDS encoding methyltransferase, with the protein MTTPWGEVSLARHPEDPRETLRAWDASDAYLLRHLAAQDIPLTGTVVVLGDRWGALVTALAVHGPTQITDSWLGQEATRANLARAGVEPGAVRLLTTQDPVPERIDVLLVRVPKSLALLEDQLLRLAPAVHADTVVVGTGMVKEIHTSTLTLFERILGPTRTSLAEQKARLIFCAPDPSLTRPVNPWPYAYDLPGDVGGALSGRPVVNHAGVFCADRLDIGTRFFLRHLPATSGVRRVVDLGCGNGIVGTAVALANPAAEVLFTDESFQAVASAEATYKANGVPGHAEFRVGDGLAGVADGSVDVVLNNPPFHSHQATTDATAWRMFTGARRALRPGGELWVVGNRHLGYHLKLKRLFGNSELVAGDRKFVVLRAVRRG; encoded by the coding sequence ATGACGACGCCGTGGGGCGAGGTCTCTTTGGCCCGCCACCCCGAGGATCCGCGTGAGACGCTGCGCGCCTGGGACGCCTCCGACGCGTACCTGCTCAGACACCTCGCGGCGCAGGACATCCCGCTGACCGGCACGGTGGTGGTGCTCGGCGACCGCTGGGGCGCGCTGGTCACGGCGCTCGCGGTGCACGGTCCGACGCAGATCACCGACTCCTGGCTGGGGCAGGAGGCGACCCGGGCGAACCTCGCGCGGGCCGGTGTCGAGCCCGGCGCCGTGCGGCTGCTCACCACCCAGGACCCGGTGCCGGAGCGGATCGACGTGCTCCTGGTCAGGGTGCCCAAGAGCCTGGCGCTCCTGGAGGACCAGTTGCTGCGGCTGGCGCCCGCCGTGCACGCGGACACGGTCGTCGTCGGCACCGGCATGGTGAAGGAGATCCACACCTCGACGCTGACGCTGTTCGAGCGGATCCTCGGGCCGACCCGGACCTCTCTCGCCGAGCAGAAGGCCCGGCTGATCTTCTGCGCCCCGGACCCGTCGCTGACGCGTCCCGTCAACCCCTGGCCGTACGCCTACGACCTCCCCGGCGACGTCGGCGGCGCTCTGTCGGGCCGTCCGGTCGTCAACCACGCGGGTGTGTTCTGCGCCGACCGGCTGGACATCGGCACCCGGTTCTTCCTGCGGCATCTGCCGGCGACGAGCGGCGTCCGCCGGGTCGTCGACCTGGGGTGCGGCAACGGGATCGTCGGTACGGCGGTGGCGCTGGCCAATCCGGCGGCCGAGGTGCTGTTCACGGACGAGTCGTTCCAGGCGGTGGCATCGGCGGAGGCCACGTACAAGGCGAACGGGGTGCCGGGGCATGCCGAGTTCCGGGTCGGGGACGGGCTGGCGGGGGTGGCGGACGGCAGTGTGGACGTCGTGCTGAACAATCCGCCGTTCCACTCCCATCAGGCCACGACGGACGCGACGGCGTGGCGGATGTTCACCGGGGCACGGCGTGCGCTGCGGCCGGGCGGCGAGCTGTGGGTGGTGGGCAACCGGCATCTGGGCTACCACCTGAAGCTGAAGCGGCTGTTCGGCAACAGTGAACTGGTCGCCGGGGACCGGAAGTTCGTGGTGCTGCGGGCGGTCAGGCGGGGCTGA
- a CDS encoding alpha-ketoglutarate-dependent dioxygenase AlkB family protein, producing MDTELFPRERAQVAPGAVHVPDWLDGTHQRELLRACRDWARPPAGLRTVRTPGGGTMTARQVCLGWHWYPYAYARTVTDGDGAPVKPFPDWLGELGRRAVADALGPREAGGAAYDIALINFYDGDARMGMHRDADERSDAPVVSLSLGDTCVFRFGNTETRTRPYTDVELRSGDLFVFGGPSRLAYHGVPRVLPGTAPAGLGLSGRLNVTLRVSGFPDTT from the coding sequence ATGGACACCGAGCTGTTTCCCCGGGAGCGTGCCCAGGTCGCGCCGGGCGCGGTGCATGTGCCCGACTGGCTGGACGGGACCCACCAGCGCGAGCTGCTGCGGGCCTGCCGGGACTGGGCCCGCCCACCGGCCGGCCTGCGCACGGTCCGTACCCCCGGCGGCGGCACGATGACCGCCCGCCAGGTCTGCCTGGGCTGGCACTGGTACCCGTACGCCTACGCCCGCACGGTCACCGACGGGGACGGCGCGCCCGTCAAACCCTTCCCGGACTGGCTGGGCGAGCTCGGCCGGCGCGCGGTGGCCGACGCACTGGGGCCGCGGGAGGCCGGGGGAGCCGCGTACGACATCGCGCTGATCAACTTCTACGACGGTGACGCCCGGATGGGCATGCACCGCGACGCCGACGAGCGGTCCGACGCGCCCGTGGTCTCCCTCAGCCTCGGCGACACCTGCGTCTTCCGGTTCGGCAACACCGAGACCCGCACCCGCCCCTACACCGACGTCGAGCTGCGCAGCGGCGACCTGTTCGTGTTCGGGGGCCCGTCCCGGCTCGCGTACCACGGGGTGCCGCGCGTCCTGCCGGGCACGGCCCCAGCCGGGCTGGGGCTGAGCGGGCGGCTGAACGTCACGCTGCGCGTCAGCGGCTTCCCGGACACCACCTGA
- a CDS encoding ROK family protein, producing the protein MSGKADPRPAGERTTSRARLDRGRGALGPALELVHTGRAPTRAVLTAELGVTRATAGAVAAELEALGLIRVDARPGAAAGSQGRPSHRLELAQEGPVALAAQVHADGFRAALVGLGGRIVATTPSCETVDADPAKVLGAAVDAGAELLRQTGRRCVGAGLAVPSAVTEPEGLALNPLHLAWPVGAPVREIFAERIRAAGLTGPAFAANDVNLAALAEHRHGAGRGARDLLCVATGHRGVGGALVLDGRLHTGSSGLALEVGHLTVNPEGRPCHCGSRGCLDVEADPLALLTAAGREPGPEGSLLQQANELIREEYGDPVVRTAVEALIDRLGLGLAGLVNILNPDRIILGGLHRTLLDADPDRLRAVVADRGLWGRSGGVPILACSLDHNSLVGAAELAWQPVLDDPLAALSPV; encoded by the coding sequence ATGAGCGGCAAGGCGGACCCCCGGCCGGCGGGGGAGAGGACCACCTCGAGAGCGCGGTTGGACCGGGGGCGCGGTGCGCTCGGGCCCGCGTTGGAGCTCGTGCACACCGGGCGGGCGCCCACCCGCGCGGTGCTCACCGCCGAACTCGGCGTCACCCGCGCCACGGCCGGCGCGGTCGCCGCGGAGCTGGAGGCGCTCGGGCTGATCAGGGTGGACGCGCGGCCCGGCGCCGCCGCCGGTTCGCAGGGCCGCCCCTCGCACCGGCTCGAACTCGCGCAGGAGGGCCCGGTCGCCCTCGCCGCCCAGGTCCACGCCGACGGGTTCCGGGCCGCGCTGGTCGGCCTCGGCGGGCGGATCGTCGCCACCACGCCCAGCTGCGAGACGGTCGACGCCGACCCCGCCAAGGTGCTCGGCGCCGCCGTCGACGCCGGCGCGGAACTGCTGCGGCAGACCGGCCGGCGCTGTGTGGGCGCCGGGCTCGCCGTACCGTCCGCCGTCACCGAACCCGAGGGACTGGCCCTCAACCCCCTGCACCTCGCGTGGCCGGTGGGGGCGCCCGTGCGGGAGATCTTCGCCGAGCGGATCCGCGCCGCCGGTCTCACCGGCCCCGCGTTCGCGGCCAACGATGTCAACCTCGCCGCTCTCGCCGAACACCGGCACGGCGCCGGACGCGGCGCCCGCGATCTGCTGTGCGTGGCCACCGGACACCGCGGCGTCGGCGGTGCGCTGGTGCTGGACGGCCGTCTGCACACGGGCAGTTCGGGCCTCGCCCTCGAAGTCGGCCACCTCACCGTCAACCCCGAGGGCCGCCCCTGCCACTGCGGCAGCCGTGGCTGCCTCGACGTCGAGGCCGACCCGCTCGCCCTGCTCACCGCGGCCGGACGCGAGCCCGGCCCCGAGGGCTCTCTGCTCCAGCAGGCCAACGAACTGATCCGCGAGGAGTACGGCGACCCGGTCGTCCGCACGGCCGTCGAGGCCCTGATCGACCGGCTCGGCCTGGGCCTGGCGGGTCTGGTGAACATCCTCAACCCCGACCGCATCATCCTCGGCGGCCTGCACCGCACCCTCCTGGACGCCGACCCCGACCGGCTGCGCGCCGTCGTCGCCGACCGCGGCCTGTGGGGCCGCAGCGGCGGCGTCCCCATCCTTGCCTGCTCCCTCGACCACAACAGCCTGGTCGGCGCGGCCGAGTTGGCGTGGCAGCCGGTCCTCGACGATCCGCTGGCGGCGCTGAGCCCCGTGTGA